One genomic segment of Vulgatibacter sp. includes these proteins:
- a CDS encoding aldehyde dehydrogenase family protein → MSPAHRRLYLDGQFVEGPALQEIRNPWDGSVVATVAAAGAAEMERALAAAHAAREHGRHLSAGKRRDLCQAIADGIEARAEEFARAICTEAGKPIAIARGEVKRAIATFSLAAAETTRFGGEVVPIDLDAATGGYEAITRRVPAGVVAAISPFNFPLNLGAHKVAPAIAVGAPVIWKPPPQAPSAACLLAEVAHEAKVPRGMLQVLPCSNEVAEKLATDPRIAILSFTGSVPVGWMLKEKAKRAKVILELGGNAAAIICADADLDWAAKRCAQGGMIYAGQVCISVQRIYVERSCYEAFRLKLLGEVRMIRAGDPGDQSILVGPIIDESHAKRIEGWIEEAREGGATVHGGGREGTVVHPAVLENVPPGARISCDEVFGPVILLAPFDDFDEAIERANDSRFGLQAGIFTDSLGRVRKAWRDLEVGGVIVNDYPTFRQDNMPYGGVKESGLGREGLRYAMEDYTEPRVLVLAGR, encoded by the coding sequence ATGAGCCCAGCCCACCGACGCCTCTACCTCGACGGCCAGTTCGTCGAGGGGCCCGCGCTGCAGGAGATCCGCAACCCCTGGGACGGCAGCGTCGTCGCCACGGTCGCCGCCGCCGGCGCCGCGGAGATGGAGCGCGCCCTCGCCGCGGCCCACGCTGCGCGGGAGCACGGCCGGCACCTGAGCGCGGGGAAGCGCCGCGACCTCTGCCAGGCGATCGCCGACGGCATCGAGGCCCGCGCCGAGGAATTCGCGCGCGCGATCTGCACCGAGGCGGGCAAGCCCATCGCCATCGCCCGCGGCGAGGTGAAGCGGGCGATCGCCACCTTCTCCCTCGCCGCGGCGGAGACCACCCGCTTCGGCGGAGAGGTGGTGCCCATCGATCTCGACGCCGCGACCGGTGGCTACGAGGCCATCACCCGCCGCGTGCCCGCCGGCGTTGTGGCGGCGATCTCGCCCTTCAACTTTCCGCTCAACCTCGGCGCCCACAAGGTGGCCCCGGCGATCGCCGTTGGCGCGCCGGTGATCTGGAAGCCGCCGCCGCAGGCCCCCTCCGCCGCCTGCCTCCTCGCCGAGGTGGCCCACGAGGCGAAGGTGCCGCGCGGGATGCTGCAGGTGCTCCCGTGCAGCAACGAGGTGGCCGAGAAGCTTGCCACCGATCCCCGCATCGCCATCCTCTCCTTCACCGGCAGCGTGCCGGTGGGCTGGATGCTCAAGGAGAAGGCGAAGCGGGCGAAGGTGATCCTCGAGCTCGGCGGCAACGCGGCGGCGATCATCTGCGCCGACGCGGACCTCGACTGGGCGGCGAAGCGCTGCGCGCAGGGCGGGATGATCTACGCGGGGCAGGTCTGCATCAGCGTGCAGCGGATCTACGTCGAGCGCTCCTGCTACGAGGCCTTCCGCCTCAAGCTCCTCGGCGAGGTCCGGATGATCCGCGCCGGCGATCCCGGCGACCAGTCGATCCTCGTGGGGCCGATCATCGACGAGAGCCACGCGAAACGGATCGAAGGCTGGATCGAGGAGGCGCGCGAAGGTGGGGCCACCGTCCACGGCGGCGGGCGGGAGGGCACGGTGGTCCACCCGGCGGTGCTGGAGAACGTGCCCCCGGGCGCGCGGATCTCCTGCGACGAGGTCTTCGGCCCGGTGATCCTGCTCGCGCCCTTCGACGATTTCGACGAGGCGATCGAGCGCGCCAACGACTCGCGCTTCGGCCTCCAGGCCGGCATCTTCACCGACTCGCTCGGGCGGGTTCGCAAGGCGTGGCGCGATCTCGAGGTCGGCGGCGTGATCGTCAACGACTACCCGACCTTCCGGCAGGACAACATGCCCTACGGCGGCGTGAAGGAGTCGGGCCTCGGCCGCGAGGGCCTCCGCTACGCGATGGAGGATTACACGGAGCCGCGGGTGCTGGTGCTCGCCGGCCGTTAG
- a CDS encoding glutamine synthetase family protein: MADKRVRASGRPSGRVARKSTGKVQTRASSSARSGRVRTQKTEPRVRQETRDLEALRREFAQRKITTVKLGGFDVDGIFRGKYVSLEKFFSAAKGGLGFCDVIFGWDSGDTLYDNARLTGWHTGYPDAKARIDLDSYRPIPWEPGTAAFLLDYLDAEGEQPHPASPRGLLQRVVAKANAMGFAPKYSAEFEFFLFRETPESVREKNYQGLKPLSPGMFGYSWLRASENAELLHAIVDGCREFGIPIEGIHTETGPGVYEAAITYGEILEAADRAALFKTAVKEICARHGVMACFMAKWNADLPGCSGHVHQSLWNLDGTANCFADPKAERGMSKTMRHFLAGQLSLMPELTALVSPTINSYKRYVPGVWAPLNATWGLENRTCALRVIGAGDAKAVRIEHRQPAADMNPYTTMAAVLAAGLYGIERKLEPAQPIAADATGSGAPDLPRCLEEAVERLDKSRVAREILGDGFVDHYIRTRTWEVRQYQRAVTDWELDRYFEII, encoded by the coding sequence ATGGCCGACAAGCGAGTCCGGGCGTCGGGCCGGCCTTCGGGCCGGGTGGCACGCAAGAGCACCGGCAAGGTGCAGACCCGCGCGAGCAGCTCGGCGCGCAGCGGGCGCGTGCGCACCCAGAAGACGGAGCCGCGGGTGCGGCAGGAAACCCGCGATCTCGAGGCGCTCCGCCGCGAATTCGCGCAGCGGAAGATCACCACGGTGAAGCTCGGCGGCTTCGACGTCGACGGCATCTTCCGCGGCAAATACGTCTCGCTCGAGAAGTTCTTCTCCGCGGCGAAGGGCGGCCTCGGCTTCTGCGACGTGATCTTCGGCTGGGATTCCGGCGACACGCTCTACGACAACGCGCGGCTCACCGGCTGGCACACCGGCTATCCGGACGCGAAGGCGCGGATCGATCTCGACAGCTACCGGCCGATCCCCTGGGAGCCGGGCACCGCCGCCTTCCTCCTCGATTATCTCGACGCCGAAGGGGAGCAGCCCCATCCCGCCTCGCCGCGCGGCCTGCTCCAGCGCGTGGTGGCGAAGGCCAACGCGATGGGCTTCGCCCCGAAGTACTCCGCCGAGTTCGAGTTCTTCCTCTTCCGCGAGACGCCGGAGAGCGTGCGCGAGAAGAACTACCAGGGCCTGAAGCCCCTCTCGCCCGGGATGTTCGGCTACTCCTGGCTGCGCGCCTCGGAGAACGCCGAGCTCCTCCACGCCATCGTCGACGGCTGCAGGGAGTTCGGCATCCCGATCGAGGGGATCCACACCGAGACCGGCCCCGGCGTCTACGAGGCGGCGATCACCTACGGCGAGATCCTCGAGGCAGCAGACCGCGCGGCGCTCTTCAAGACGGCGGTGAAGGAGATCTGCGCGCGCCACGGGGTGATGGCCTGCTTCATGGCCAAGTGGAACGCCGACCTGCCCGGCTGCAGCGGCCACGTCCACCAATCGCTCTGGAACCTCGACGGCACCGCCAATTGCTTCGCCGATCCGAAGGCGGAGCGGGGCATGTCGAAGACGATGCGCCACTTCCTCGCCGGCCAGCTCTCCCTGATGCCGGAGCTCACCGCGCTCGTCTCCCCGACGATCAACTCCTACAAGCGCTACGTGCCCGGCGTGTGGGCGCCGCTCAACGCCACCTGGGGCCTCGAGAACCGTACGTGCGCGCTGCGGGTGATCGGCGCCGGCGACGCGAAGGCGGTGCGGATCGAGCACCGGCAGCCCGCCGCCGACATGAACCCCTACACCACCATGGCAGCGGTGCTGGCCGCCGGGCTCTACGGCATCGAGCGCAAGCTCGAGCCGGCGCAGCCCATCGCGGCGGATGCCACCGGCAGCGGCGCCCCCGATCTGCCGCGCTGCCTCGAGGAGGCGGTGGAGCGTCTCGACAAGAGCCGGGTCGCCCGGGAGATCCTCGGCGACGGCTTCGTCGACCACTACATCCGCACCCGGACGTGGGAGGTGCGGCAGTACCAGCGCGCCGTCACCGACTGGGAGCTCGACCGCTACTTCGAGATCATCTGA
- a CDS encoding esterase/lipase family protein, whose product MSTPAWLIRYRRFRSRVRRLKNHFGKPQAANQIRKRTDFTRCEKPVLLIYGFMATRRSLQVMERRLRRDGYCVFSLNLGGLRGAFNNRPVEELAAHVAAKVERMYARYKLGPLTIIGHSKGGLIGAHYVKHLGGHRRVRTLITLGTPHNGTPFAYLGLLIAPVAQSVLEMMPLSPFIRRLKKTPTPRSVWFASIWSQEDAVCPFPAAVVDRGLPNVKNVEVHAPHHDLLLRKHVYDAVHAELANGAAWALAHPRIKEENVAVPQEAERRVPEIDGTLGLPV is encoded by the coding sequence TTGAGCACGCCAGCCTGGTTGATTCGCTACCGTCGCTTCCGCTCCCGCGTCCGCCGGCTCAAGAACCATTTCGGCAAGCCGCAGGCGGCCAACCAGATCCGCAAGCGCACCGACTTCACCCGGTGCGAGAAGCCGGTCCTCCTCATCTACGGCTTCATGGCGACCCGCCGCTCGCTGCAGGTGATGGAGCGTCGGCTGCGCCGCGACGGCTATTGCGTCTTCTCCCTGAACCTCGGAGGGCTGCGCGGCGCCTTCAACAACCGGCCGGTGGAGGAGCTCGCCGCCCACGTCGCCGCGAAGGTCGAGCGGATGTACGCCCGCTACAAACTCGGGCCGCTCACGATCATCGGGCACTCGAAGGGCGGGTTGATCGGCGCCCACTACGTGAAGCACCTCGGCGGCCATCGGCGGGTGCGCACGCTGATCACCCTGGGCACGCCGCACAACGGCACCCCCTTCGCCTACCTCGGGCTCCTCATCGCGCCGGTGGCGCAGTCGGTGCTCGAGATGATGCCGCTCTCCCCGTTCATCCGGCGGCTCAAGAAGACGCCGACGCCGCGGTCGGTCTGGTTCGCGTCGATCTGGTCGCAGGAGGACGCGGTCTGCCCCTTCCCTGCGGCGGTGGTGGATCGCGGCCTGCCCAACGTGAAGAACGTCGAGGTCCACGCCCCACACCACGACCTCCTCCTCCGCAAGCATGTGTACGATGCGGTGCACGCGGAGCTGGCGAACGGCGCTGCCTGGGCGCTGGCCCACCCGCGGATCAAGGAGGAGAACGTGGCCGTGCCGCAGGAGGCGGAGCGGCGCGTTCCGGAGATCGATGGGACGCTGGGACTACCTGTATGA
- a CDS encoding iron-containing alcohol dehydrogenase — MPTYLSYPTRVVWGAGTIIKLGEEVRKAGGTKVLVVSDRGVIAAGLVRRVENLLSEADLQFSVFSDLQPNPVEADVWKGVEAYRALHADIIVAIGGGAPLDTARAIRLAVNHPKPLSRYDDAKGGDVNVTSELPPLICIATTSGTGSEVSRSAVVKLDDTKRKTVLFSPRLIATCAIADPELTLGLPPKPTAWTGMDAFTHCLEAYVALGDNPLADALAIDGIHRVTRALPAVMDNPNDLAARADMMAAAIMGAMAFTKGLGAAHAIAHAVGAIVPGAHHGLVNAIVLPAVCRYNEEQAHPRFARIAEAMGEPCGSMDERKMADRACTRVEELCRRVGIPEKLSAAGVTAEMIPQLVELALDDASHRTNPRPFTREDCEPMLRSLL, encoded by the coding sequence ATGCCGACCTATCTTTCCTATCCAACCCGCGTCGTCTGGGGCGCCGGGACCATCATCAAGCTGGGCGAAGAGGTTCGGAAGGCAGGCGGCACCAAGGTGCTCGTCGTCTCCGACCGCGGGGTGATCGCGGCGGGCCTGGTGAGGCGGGTGGAGAACCTGCTGAGCGAAGCCGATCTCCAGTTCAGCGTCTTCTCCGATCTGCAGCCGAATCCGGTGGAGGCCGACGTGTGGAAGGGCGTCGAGGCGTACCGCGCCCTGCACGCCGACATCATCGTCGCCATCGGCGGCGGCGCGCCCCTCGACACGGCGCGCGCGATCCGGCTCGCGGTCAACCACCCGAAGCCGCTCTCGCGCTACGACGACGCCAAGGGCGGCGACGTCAACGTCACCTCCGAGCTGCCGCCGCTCATCTGCATCGCCACCACCTCGGGCACCGGCAGCGAGGTGTCGCGGAGCGCGGTGGTCAAGCTCGACGACACCAAGCGCAAGACCGTGCTCTTCAGCCCGCGGCTCATCGCCACCTGCGCCATCGCCGATCCCGAGCTCACCCTGGGCCTGCCGCCCAAGCCCACGGCGTGGACCGGGATGGATGCCTTCACCCACTGCCTCGAGGCCTACGTCGCGCTGGGCGACAACCCGCTCGCCGACGCGCTCGCCATCGACGGCATCCACCGGGTGACGCGGGCGCTGCCCGCGGTGATGGACAACCCCAACGACCTCGCCGCGCGGGCCGACATGATGGCGGCGGCGATCATGGGGGCGATGGCCTTCACCAAGGGGCTCGGCGCGGCCCACGCCATCGCCCACGCGGTGGGCGCCATCGTGCCGGGGGCGCACCACGGCCTGGTCAACGCGATCGTGCTGCCTGCGGTCTGCCGCTACAACGAGGAGCAGGCCCACCCGCGCTTCGCCCGGATCGCCGAGGCGATGGGCGAGCCCTGCGGCTCGATGGACGAGCGGAAGATGGCCGACCGCGCCTGCACCCGCGTCGAGGAACTCTGCCGCCGGGTCGGCATCCCGGAGAAGCTCTCTGCGGCAGGCGTCACCGCCGAGATGATCCCGCAGCTCGTCGAGCTCGCCCTGGACGACGCCTCGCACCGCACCAACCCGCGGCCCTTCACGCGGGAGGATTGTGAGCCGATGCTGCGGTCACTGCTCTGA
- a CDS encoding AbrB/MazE/SpoVT family DNA-binding domain-containing protein yields the protein MVKKLTPVGNSLGIIIDRPILDLLKIDRETALEISTDGEALIIRPTHAPGNGDHVAEAADRAMARHDSAFRKLAK from the coding sequence ATGGTCAAGAAACTCACGCCGGTCGGCAACAGCCTCGGCATCATCATCGACCGCCCCATCCTCGATCTGCTCAAGATCGACCGCGAAACCGCGCTCGAAATCAGCACCGACGGCGAGGCGCTGATCATCCGCCCGACACACGCTCCCGGAAATGGAGACCACGTCGCAGAAGCCGCGGACCGCGCGATGGCACGGCACGACAGCGCGTTCCGCAAGCTAGCGAAGTGA
- a CDS encoding CarD family transcriptional regulator, which translates to MAGGSASLPPACPHGRQPIVPSQEQTESLPQDSAGAIQSADELHDGDRVVYPKQGVCRVLGRQAKEISGMKLEFIALAREEDAASILVPVAKVPTIGLRKVADTTELGDVFDLLASSFDDPELDWKVRHRMHGDLLSAGGILGVAEVLKALQALANLRPLPQKERERYDAARHLLVDEIAVALGVPHSTAEDYIDLALIPPPGVVRPAAKPRRLATLPPKPVRPAARRPRGEDEEEFGEIGLEDELDLGEEELPAEEEETEGEGEAEGEAAEAEEEEETPAKKPRKAPAKKAPAAAKEKAPAKKAAAAKKPAARSARKTAEAGEPAEKPKRTTKKAAAGEEKPAAKKPAAKKKAAAADEGEAKAPAKKTTRARKSE; encoded by the coding sequence ATGGCAGGGGGTTCGGCTTCGTTGCCGCCCGCTTGCCCGCATGGTAGGCAACCGATCGTGCCAAGTCAGGAACAGACGGAGAGCCTCCCCCAGGATTCCGCAGGGGCGATCCAGTCCGCCGACGAGCTTCACGACGGGGACCGGGTCGTCTATCCCAAGCAGGGCGTTTGCCGCGTTCTCGGCCGCCAGGCGAAGGAAATCTCGGGGATGAAGCTCGAGTTCATCGCTCTCGCGCGCGAGGAGGATGCTGCGTCCATCCTCGTGCCCGTGGCGAAGGTGCCCACCATCGGCCTCCGCAAGGTTGCCGACACGACGGAGCTCGGCGACGTCTTCGACCTGCTCGCCTCCTCGTTCGACGATCCAGAGCTCGACTGGAAGGTTCGCCACCGGATGCACGGCGACCTGCTCAGCGCTGGCGGGATCCTCGGCGTGGCGGAGGTGCTCAAGGCGCTCCAGGCGCTGGCCAACCTGCGGCCTCTTCCGCAGAAGGAACGCGAGCGCTACGACGCTGCCCGCCACCTCCTGGTGGACGAGATCGCCGTGGCCCTGGGCGTCCCCCACTCCACCGCCGAGGACTACATCGACCTCGCGCTGATCCCGCCGCCCGGCGTGGTCCGGCCCGCGGCGAAGCCCCGGCGTCTCGCCACCCTGCCTCCGAAGCCCGTCCGGCCCGCAGCCCGCAGGCCCCGGGGCGAGGACGAGGAGGAATTCGGCGAGATCGGCCTCGAGGACGAGCTCGACCTCGGCGAGGAAGAGCTCCCCGCGGAAGAGGAAGAGACCGAAGGCGAGGGCGAGGCCGAAGGCGAGGCGGCAGAGGCCGAGGAGGAAGAGGAGACCCCGGCGAAGAAGCCCCGCAAGGCCCCGGCGAAGAAGGCGCCTGCTGCAGCGAAGGAGAAGGCGCCGGCGAAGAAGGCAGCGGCGGCGAAGAAGCCTGCGGCCAGGAGCGCGCGAAAGACGGCAGAGGCGGGCGAGCCTGCGGAGAAGCCGAAGCGGACCACGAAGAAGGCCGCTGCCGGCGAGGAGAAGCCGGCGGCGAAGAAGCCCGCCGCGAAGAAGAAGGCCGCCGCAGCGGACGAGGGCGAAGCGAAGGCCCCCGCGAAGAAGACCACCCGCGCCAGGAAGTCGGAGTAA
- a CDS encoding HD domain-containing phosphohydrolase, with the protein MTESRRVLVLDDDQLILRALHRVLEAQGFEVSSCNSPEDALLKLQERPANLIISDYMMPGMNGVEFLSEARRICPDAPRLLLTAVNDFKVATDAVNTGEIYRLLTKPWNHAELINTIRQAYEYGELKRQHALLTEKVQEQNAQLQEINADLERLVVERTNDLLDGMINALDYRDMETQWHSRRVSLYAKRLGEQLGLTGSELHDVEMGALLHDIGKIGVRDSVLLKPGPLTPEEWEEMKEHPAIGFRLLRGIHYLESAAQVVLQHQERWDGKGYPAGLKGEDIAIGARIFCVVDTLDAIRSDRPYRAGRPFPVALAEIQRCSGTQFDPRVVEAFAAVPEAEWEAIRDQIDEMAAASTAADAADGLGEVGRFWQRRQTAAVTGTKG; encoded by the coding sequence ATGACCGAAAGCCGCCGTGTCCTCGTCCTCGACGACGACCAGCTCATTCTCCGCGCACTCCACCGCGTGCTCGAGGCGCAGGGGTTCGAGGTCTCCAGCTGCAACAGCCCCGAGGACGCGCTGCTGAAGCTGCAGGAGCGGCCGGCGAACCTGATCATCTCCGACTACATGATGCCGGGGATGAACGGCGTGGAGTTCCTGAGCGAGGCCCGGCGGATCTGCCCCGACGCGCCGCGCCTGCTCCTCACCGCGGTCAACGACTTCAAGGTGGCCACCGACGCGGTGAACACCGGCGAGATCTACCGGCTCCTCACCAAGCCCTGGAACCATGCCGAGCTGATCAACACCATCCGCCAGGCCTACGAATACGGCGAGCTCAAGCGGCAGCACGCGCTCCTCACCGAGAAGGTGCAGGAGCAGAACGCGCAGCTGCAGGAGATCAACGCCGACCTCGAGCGGCTGGTGGTGGAGCGGACCAACGATCTGCTCGACGGCATGATCAACGCCCTCGACTACCGGGACATGGAGACCCAGTGGCACTCGCGCCGCGTCTCGCTCTACGCGAAGCGCCTCGGCGAGCAGCTCGGGCTCACCGGCAGCGAGCTCCACGACGTGGAGATGGGCGCGCTCCTCCACGACATCGGCAAGATCGGCGTCCGCGACTCGGTGCTCCTGAAGCCCGGTCCGCTCACTCCCGAGGAGTGGGAGGAGATGAAGGAGCACCCGGCGATCGGTTTCAGGCTCCTGCGCGGGATCCACTATCTCGAGTCCGCGGCGCAGGTGGTGCTCCAGCACCAGGAGCGCTGGGACGGCAAGGGCTATCCCGCCGGCCTCAAGGGCGAGGATATCGCGATCGGCGCGCGGATCTTCTGCGTGGTCGACACCCTCGACGCGATCCGCTCCGACCGCCCCTACCGCGCGGGAAGGCCCTTCCCGGTGGCGCTGGCGGAGATCCAGCGCTGCTCGGGGACGCAATTCGATCCGAGGGTGGTCGAGGCGTTCGCGGCAGTCCCCGAGGCGGAGTGGGAAGCGATCCGCGACCAGATCGACGAGATGGCGGCGGCCTCGACTGCTGCCGACGCCGCCGACGGGCTGGGCGAGGTCGGCCGCTTCTGGCAGCGCCGCCAGACCGCCGCGGTGACCGGCACCAAGGGCTGA
- a CDS encoding SAM-dependent methyltransferase — protein MDRARFSAIAHTGLSFLNPLPASFFDEVAGSVRLAPGERLIELGCGKAELLLRLAERHGVAATGIDRSAHFLDEGRRAAAVRLPDGAVELLQADAAGWPLGSSRWAMSICIGSGPLASVAALAAAVPAGGWVLAGDAHWRGDPPPDLLAALGCTRGDLPEAHALEAEAERAGLVPILLRSASTSEWDAYEAAWLANVERWAEDHPLDPERDAFLARARAGNERHRRFGPLGFTVGLFRKR, from the coding sequence ATGGATCGCGCGCGCTTCTCCGCCATCGCCCACACCGGCCTCTCCTTTCTCAACCCCCTGCCCGCCTCGTTCTTCGACGAGGTCGCAGGCAGCGTCCGCCTGGCGCCGGGCGAACGGCTCATCGAGCTGGGATGCGGGAAGGCGGAGCTGCTCCTTCGTCTCGCCGAGCGCCATGGCGTAGCGGCGACGGGCATCGACCGCTCCGCGCACTTCCTCGACGAGGGCCGCCGTGCTGCAGCGGTGCGCCTGCCCGACGGCGCCGTCGAGCTGCTGCAGGCGGACGCCGCCGGGTGGCCCCTGGGTTCGTCGCGGTGGGCGATGTCGATCTGCATCGGCTCCGGCCCGCTGGCGAGCGTCGCCGCCCTGGCAGCTGCGGTCCCGGCAGGCGGGTGGGTCCTCGCCGGCGACGCGCACTGGCGGGGCGATCCGCCGCCCGATCTGCTCGCGGCGCTCGGCTGCACCCGCGGCGATCTTCCCGAGGCCCATGCCCTGGAAGCGGAGGCCGAGCGCGCGGGCCTCGTCCCGATCCTGCTGCGCAGCGCCTCGACATCGGAGTGGGACGCCTACGAAGCGGCGTGGCTCGCGAACGTGGAGCGCTGGGCCGAGGACCATCCGCTCGATCCGGAGCGGGACGCCTTTCTCGCCAGGGCCCGCGCCGGCAACGAACGGCACCGCCGGTTCGGCCCCCTGGGCTTCACGGTGGGCCTCTTCCGCAAGCGCTGA
- a CDS encoding DUF6909 family protein, translating to MDRQPPRITSDEIDLYVRTYYSLLRSSGEVRVRGFEEAHIYSNTSLHSGARDLVPDVAAFGYSAARLPACMPHVRLVVMGQSHEMFEAAGFDVTNWRRVRTRGRRRPLRWDGGENLAGFVTSTSDIDDLVPITTGWQIEWNKMHRALSQSAIGKQLAEAPPDAPITVDLDELAAALGLDAHAVEQLRAAFGESWDFGLREMARREADLSFRLLAGSYSQYQRAAQRWWGEIEPTYLQETAPRRRPVYFVSSNTHSLSNLLGGYAVAHRQQIIDFVKRRNPENLAPALEHAMQRGDEAETSAIAYYLLRELIHAEDKQTEVQQFDAESGIVTIESPGKIDVSAQQIELKRLIPERMDPRLRMDGLERLRDSDAVILNIDYPLGMAAYHHLSRLGQGVGELRGVYVMGKAATLNGRVGDAMISSVVHDEHSRNTYLFRNCFSAADVQPWLREGVVIDNQKALTVLGTFQQNREYMRSYYSSGYTVLEMEAGPYLSALFELANPNRHPRGEIVHLSNQMPFDVGVLHYASDTPYSRRQSLLSKSLSYFGVESTYACAIGIVRRILQNELQLLGRAG from the coding sequence GTGGACCGGCAGCCGCCCCGCATCACCAGCGACGAGATCGATCTCTACGTCCGGACCTACTACTCGCTCCTGCGCAGCTCGGGCGAGGTGCGGGTACGTGGCTTCGAAGAGGCCCACATCTACTCGAACACCAGCCTCCACTCCGGCGCCAGGGACCTGGTGCCGGACGTGGCCGCCTTCGGCTACAGCGCCGCGCGCCTGCCGGCGTGCATGCCGCACGTGCGGCTGGTGGTGATGGGGCAGAGCCACGAGATGTTCGAGGCGGCGGGCTTCGACGTGACCAACTGGAGGCGGGTCCGCACCCGCGGCAGGCGGCGGCCGCTGCGCTGGGACGGCGGCGAGAACCTGGCGGGCTTCGTCACCTCGACCTCCGATATCGACGACCTGGTGCCGATCACCACCGGCTGGCAGATCGAGTGGAACAAGATGCACCGCGCGCTCTCCCAGAGCGCCATCGGCAAGCAACTCGCCGAGGCGCCGCCGGACGCGCCGATCACCGTCGACCTCGACGAGCTCGCGGCGGCGCTGGGGCTCGACGCCCACGCGGTGGAGCAGCTCCGCGCCGCCTTCGGCGAGAGCTGGGACTTCGGCCTGCGGGAGATGGCGCGGCGAGAGGCGGACCTCTCCTTCCGGCTCCTCGCCGGCTCCTACTCGCAATACCAGCGCGCGGCGCAGCGCTGGTGGGGCGAGATCGAGCCGACCTACCTGCAGGAGACGGCGCCGCGCCGGCGGCCGGTCTACTTCGTCTCCTCCAACACCCACTCGCTCTCCAACCTGCTCGGCGGCTACGCCGTGGCCCACCGGCAGCAGATCATCGACTTCGTGAAGCGCCGCAACCCGGAGAACCTCGCGCCTGCCCTCGAGCACGCGATGCAGCGGGGCGACGAGGCGGAGACGAGCGCCATCGCCTACTACCTGCTGCGCGAACTGATCCACGCCGAGGACAAGCAGACCGAGGTGCAGCAATTCGATGCGGAGAGCGGCATCGTCACCATCGAAAGCCCCGGCAAGATCGACGTGAGCGCGCAGCAGATCGAGCTGAAGCGCCTGATCCCCGAGCGCATGGACCCGCGGCTCCGCATGGACGGGCTCGAGCGGCTGCGCGACAGCGACGCCGTGATCCTCAACATCGACTATCCGCTGGGCATGGCGGCCTACCACCACCTCTCGCGGCTGGGACAGGGCGTCGGTGAGCTGCGCGGCGTCTACGTGATGGGCAAGGCGGCGACGCTCAACGGCCGCGTCGGCGACGCGATGATCTCGTCGGTGGTCCACGACGAGCACTCGCGGAATACGTACCTCTTCCGCAATTGCTTCAGTGCCGCCGACGTCCAGCCGTGGCTACGCGAGGGCGTGGTCATCGACAACCAGAAGGCGCTCACCGTGCTCGGCACCTTCCAGCAGAACCGCGAGTACATGCGCAGCTACTACAGCTCCGGCTACACGGTGCTGGAGATGGAGGCGGGGCCCTATCTGTCTGCGCTCTTCGAGCTGGCCAATCCCAACCGCCACCCGCGCGGCGAGATCGTCCACCTGTCGAACCAGATGCCCTTCGACGTGGGCGTGCTCCACTACGCCTCGGACACGCCCTACTCCCGCCGGCAGAGCCTGCTCTCGAAATCCTTGAGCTACTTCGGCGTGGAGAGCACCTACGCCTGCGCGATCGGCATCGTGCGGCGGATCCTGCAGAACGAGCTGCAGCTGCTGGGCAGGGCGGGGTAG
- a CDS encoding glutamine amidotransferase-related protein: MTLPPLLIVKTGSTHPDVIRSDGDYEAWFIASLEGGPDRTTVHPAAQKLPDPQRFGGVILTGSPLSVRDESPWMDRLGAWALEAADRGVPVLAVCFGHQLVGEALGGRVGVNPAGPEYGTSEVRLTAAGRSDPLFAGLPERIAVQQTHNDALVSAPPPERAQLLAAGESCDWQAFSAGPHLRAVQFHPELRADTLRRLLDARGRQGQTRPTEHGYRVLRNWDEHFVRGQ, from the coding sequence GTGACCCTTCCCCCTCTCCTCATCGTCAAGACGGGCAGCACCCACCCGGACGTGATCCGCAGCGACGGCGACTACGAGGCCTGGTTCATCGCCTCCCTCGAAGGGGGCCCCGATCGGACCACGGTCCATCCCGCGGCGCAGAAGCTTCCCGACCCGCAGCGCTTCGGCGGCGTGATCCTCACCGGCTCGCCGCTCTCGGTGCGCGACGAGTCGCCGTGGATGGACCGCCTCGGCGCGTGGGCCCTGGAGGCGGCGGACCGGGGCGTGCCCGTGCTCGCGGTCTGCTTCGGCCACCAGCTGGTGGGCGAGGCGCTGGGCGGCCGTGTCGGCGTGAACCCCGCGGGACCGGAGTACGGCACCAGCGAGGTGCGGCTCACCGCAGCGGGGCGGAGCGATCCCCTCTTCGCCGGCCTGCCCGAGCGCATCGCCGTCCAGCAGACCCACAACGATGCCCTCGTCTCGGCTCCCCCACCCGAAAGGGCCCAGCTCCTCGCTGCAGGTGAGAGCTGCGATTGGCAGGCTTTCTCTGCTGGGCCCCATCTGCGGGCGGTGCAATTCCACCCCGAGCTGCGGGCCGACACGCTCCGGCGCCTCCTCGACGCACGGGGCAGGCAGGGGCAGACCCGGCCCACCGAGCACGGCTACCGGGTCTTGCGGAACTGGGACGAGCACTTCGTCAGGGGGCAGTGA